The sequence TATGAAAAGTAAAAATGCTTAGCAGCATAAGAAGTATTCTAAGTTAAGTAATAATATTTTTGGGGGAGAGTGATTAGTTTTTATATGCAGTGGATTTATTTGTTTCTTGCGATTGGATTTGAAATTACAGCAACAACTTTAATGAAAGTATCTAATGGTTTTTCTAAGATATTACCGACTATAGGGACAGGCTTGGGATATATAATATGTTTTACTTGTTTATCTATGGCTTTAAAAAAGATAGATATAAGTGTTGCATATGCTATATGGTCTGCAGCTGGAATAGTTATAATATCAACAATTGGAGTATTGTTTTTTAAAGAAAATATAAGTTTTTTAAAAGTAGTATCTATACTTCTTATTGTATTGGGTGTTATTGGATTGAATTTGAGTGGAGCAACTCATTGATAGAAATTTTGTAGCAAAGTGAAAGTTGAAAATGGAAGGTGGATAGATTTAGTGAGAGTTTTGTAATTATAATATACAGTCTTACTAAGGATAAAAATGAGTAAAATAGCATTTAAATTATTATTAATTTGTATTCTAATAGGAAATTTTTCTTTATCAGTATCGGCAGCAACAATAAATCCATTAGATAAAGTTTCTTCATATAATATTTATTATGGATATGTTAATAAGACGGTACTGCAAAATATGAAAAAGTATCAATTAATGGTTGTTGAACCTAAAGGGATTTCTCAATCAAACATAATGGAGTTGAAAAAGAATAATACCAAATTATATGCATATATTTCAATAGCAGAAATACCTAGTTGGGATAAGAGTGTTAATATTCCTCAAAATGATTATCTGAAAGTTTACGGAAAGATAGTGAAAAACTATGGTAATATTGTTGGGGATATAAGAAATACGAGTTATCAAAATATATTACTTTCGCAGATTAAAAACTTGATGAATAGAGGATTTGATGGGGTGTTTTTTGATACATTAGATGATTATGAAAGTTTAGATCTTGTAAAAACAAATTCTAATGTAGCTTCACTAGAACGTGCAGCAGTACAGTTTGTAGCAAATGCAAAAGTTAAATACCCTAATCTTAATATAATACAAAATAGAGGATTTAATATTCTTTCTTTAGGTTCGCAGAAATATGTAAAAGGAATACTTTATGAGGATTATGATTACGCTAGCAACGATTCTAATTCAAAAAGAACATTAAATCAATTAAAAAATGCCAAACAAAGCTATGGAGTAAACTGCTTTGTGCAATATGCGAAGAATTCAACTCAAAATAAATCCACTGCAATAAAAAATCATTGGAAGTATCTCTACAGAAATACAAACTATAATATATGGAATTAAAAAAACTGCCTATTTAAAGGCAGTTTTTTTATAAACATTCTTGTGCATACAAGTTCTAATTAAAAAACTATTGATATAATAAAAAAC comes from Clostridium sp. TW13 and encodes:
- a CDS encoding endo alpha-1,4 polygalactosaminidase; the protein is MSKIAFKLLLICILIGNFSLSVSAATINPLDKVSSYNIYYGYVNKTVLQNMKKYQLMVVEPKGISQSNIMELKKNNTKLYAYISIAEIPSWDKSVNIPQNDYLKVYGKIVKNYGNIVGDIRNTSYQNILLSQIKNLMNRGFDGVFFDTLDDYESLDLVKTNSNVASLERAAVQFVANAKVKYPNLNIIQNRGFNILSLGSQKYVKGILYEDYDYASNDSNSKRTLNQLKNAKQSYGVNCFVQYAKNSTQNKSTAIKNHWKYLYRNTNYNIWN
- a CDS encoding DMT family transporter — encoded protein: MQWIYLFLAIGFEITATTLMKVSNGFSKILPTIGTGLGYIICFTCLSMALKKIDISVAYAIWSAAGIVIISTIGVLFFKENISFLKVVSILLIVLGVIGLNLSGATH